The following is a genomic window from Acidimicrobiales bacterium.
CGCCTCCGGGTCGTCTGTATGCGCTGCCGTGGTCGGTGCTGCCGTCGTGCCGCGGGCGGCCCCTGTCGGTGGTGCCGTCCTCGGCCCTGTGGCTCCGGACCCACGAGGCGGCCGCCAGCCTGTCCGGCGACGGTCGGGCGCCGCTCCTCGTCGCCGGGCCCGGGCTGGCCCATGCCGCCGAGGAGGTCGAGCTCCTGCGCGGGACGTACGCGGCGCCGACCGTCCTCGTGGGCGAGGCGGCGACGGCCGGGGCGGTGGGCGGAAATCTCCACGGGGCCGGGCTGGCCCACATTGCGGCCCACGGGTCCTTCCGGGCCGACAACCCGCTGTTCTCGTGCCTGCGCCTGGCCGACGGGCCGTTCACCGTGTACGACCTGGAGGCCCTGGGGGCCGCCCCGCCGGTGCTGGTGCTGTCGGCGTGCGAGTCGGGCCTGTCCGCCGTGCGCCCGGGCGACGAGCTGATGGGGCTGGCCTCGGCGTTGTTCATGATCGGCACGCGTGCGCTCGTGGCCAGCGTGGGTCCGGTGCCCGACGACGCCACCAAGGCGCTCATGGTCCGGTTCCACCAGCGGCTCGCCAGCGGGTCGTCCCCGTCACAGGCCCTGGCCTCGGCCGGAGGCGGAGACCGGCCGACGACCGACCCGGCGTGGGTGGCGGCCGCCTCGTTCCTCTGCTTCGGGGCCGGCTGACGCCTACGATCGCCCTCGTGAGCCCGGCTGACGACGGAGCGCTGGTCACGGCCGCAGCCGACGGCGACCAGGCGGCGTGGGACGCCCTGGTCAAGCGCTTCAGCGGGCTGGTGTGGTCCATCGCCCGGTCGCACCGGCTGTCGCAGGCCGACGCCGCCGACGTCTCGCAGACGGCGTGGCTGCGCCTGGTCGAGAACCTCGGCCGCCTCCGTGATCCCGACAGGGTGGGTGCCTGGCTGGCCACCACCAGCCGGAACGAGTGTCTCCGCATCATCCGCCTGTCGGGCCGGATGGTGCCCACCGACCTCGACGCCGACACCGACCTGGGCGCCGGCGACGCCCAGGTCGCCCCGCTCGACGCCGCCCTCCTGGCGGGCGAACGCGACAGCGAGCTGTGGCGGGCCTTCGCAGGGATCAGCGAGCGGTGCCAGGGCCTGCTGCGGCTTCTCATCGCCGATCCTGCGCCCAGCTACGAGGAGGTCGGCGCCATCCTCGACATGCCGGTGGGAAGCATCGGCCCCACCCGCGCCCGATGCCTCGAGCATCTCCGGCGCAGAGCCGGTATCACCGGCGCCGTTCGCGGCTCTGAGTGAGCGGGAGGAAGGAGGCAGTCGTGGCGGAGGACGTGCAGCATCCCGACGAGGCGGACCAGGAGCTGCTGGCGACGCTGCGCACCGTCGTGCAGCTGGCCGATCCGGTGCCGGAGCGCGTGCAGGAGGCGGCCCGGGCGTCGTTCACGTGGCGCACGGTGGACGCCGAGCTGGCCGAGCTGGCCTACGACTCGCTTCTTGACGACGACCGGCTGGCCGGCGTGCGGGGCGACGAGGCGACGCGCACGCTCACCTTCGAAGGGCCCTCCTACACCGTCGAGCTCGAGGTCGCCGAGGAGGGCGACGGGCGCCGGCTGCTCGGCCAGCTGGTGCCGCCGGCGGCGGCCACGATCGAGGTCCGCCACTCCGGCGGGCTGCTGCGCCTGGGCGCCGACGAGGTCGGCCGGTTCTCGGCGACCGGGGTGGCGGCCGGCCCGGTGAGCCTGCGCTGTCAGGTCGCCGGCGCGGACGGCCCGCCCCTCCACACCGCCTGGGTCACCGTCTGACCCAGGCTCCGCCGACCCGCCGACCCGCCGACGCGGCGGAGCGGGATGCGGGCGTCAGGCGGCGGCGGGGGCGCCGGCGCCCCCGACCTGCGGGGACAGCACGACCTTGACGCCGTGGCGGCGGGCGGCGGCCCGGAACCAGGCCACGCTCACTCCGACGCCTGCGCCGGTGAGCACCCAGCCGACGACGGCCCGTGCCACCAGGTACGTGGCGGTGTCCATCTGGAACAGGAGGATGCCCGACACGATGACCTGCAACAGGATGTTGAGGCCCCACAGGACGGCGATGCGGGCGAAGTACCGGCGGACCCACGCCGCTTCTCGCAGGTCATCGGGAAGGGGGACGAAGTCGCCGGCCAGACGCATCGGCATGGGGCGGTCCCCCCGCGCCGTTGCACAGAAGGCGATGCCGGTGGCGGCGGTGGTGACGAGGGGCTGGATCAGCACGAGAGCCGGGTTGCGCAGGGCGAGGGCCACACCGATGCGGGCCACGCCGGTGAGGGCGCCGAGGGCCATGAGGCCGGGGATGGCACGCCCGAGCATGCGGCGACGGAAGATCGCCAGCCCGGTCCAGATCATCCCGGCCACCAGGCCGGCCACCACGCCGGCGGCGCGCATGGTGAGCGTGGACAGCACCAGCGGCGCCACGCTCGACTCGCCCAGGCCGGGAGCGGCATGGCGGGCCATGCACCGCAGTCCGGGGATGTGGACGGCCGTCGCCGGTGCGGAAGGCATGGTTGGTCTTCGGAATCCCGGGCGCCGGGCTGTATCGACTTCCCGCCCGCCCGTAGCCTTTTCCGGGCCAGCAAAACGTCCGCGCCCGGCGACTGTGGACGAAAGCGCACGTCGCGATCGCGCAGAGTGCGCCCGCCGAGCCCGGGAACTGCTCGGGGGCGGCGGCCCGGACCCGGTGTCAGGGTGAGAGGCGCTCGATCAGCCAGGCGCCCATGTGGCGGCGGTAACGGAGGCGGTCGTGCAGCCGGTCCTCCCGGTGGTGCCAGAACTCGATCGAGTCGGGCACCAGCCGGAATCCGCCCCAGAACGGGGGCCGTGGGATTTCGGCGGGGAAGCGGGTGGCGACCTCGGCGACGCGCGCTTCGAGGGCGGCCCGGTCGGCCACCACCTCGCTCTGGTGTGAGGCCCAGGCGCTCAGCTGGCTGCCGCGCGGGCGCGAGCCCCAGTACCGGTCGGACTCGGCCGGGTCGACCCTGGCCACCGAGCCCGTCGCCCGGACCTGGCGGTCGGGGGGCCAGTGGAAGAGCAGCGCGGCACGGGGATTGGCGTCGAGGTCGCGGGCCTTGGGGCTCGTGTAGTTGGTGAAGAAGGTGAAGCCCCGCTCGTCGGCGCTCTTGAGCAGCACCATGCGCCCGCCCGGTCGAGCGTCGGCCGACGCCGTCACCAGGGCCATGGCGTCGGTGCCGGCGTCGGCGTACCAGGCGTGGAACTGGGCGATCGGGTCGGGGTCCAGGTCGTCCTCGCTGAGTGCCGGCACCGGGGCATCTTGCCCGGTCCCGAGGACCTCGTCCCCGCCGGGGGCCCTACGGGCCCGACAGTTGCGTGAGGAGGTCGGGTCGGGGGGCGACGCCGGTGCCGGGATGCAGGACGGCGGCCAGGGCCTCGACGCCGTCCACCAGGCGGGGGCCGGGACGGGAGAAGCAGGCGTTGGCGTCCGCCGCCCAGAGCTGGCGGGCGGCGGCCAGGGCCGGATGGCCGACGAGGGCACGCCGGCCCTCGGCCAGCGCCTCGGCCAGCGTGTGGCCGCACGGCATGAACACGACGACGTCCGCCCCGGCGCCCGCCACGTCGTCCCACGCCAGACGGCGCGACGGCTGCCCGGACGGGGCCAGCAGCGGGACACCTCCGGCGGCGGCGATCATGTCGGGGACCCAGTGTCCGCCGCTGAAGGGAGGGTCCGACCATTCGAGGGCGAACACCCGGACCGGGGGCCGACTGGCCACCGCCGCGGCCACGGCTTCGAGGCGGCGCCGGAGCCCTTCGACCACCTCCCGTGCGCGTGCCGCGGTGCCGGTGGCGTCGCCGACCAGGCTGATGGATGCCAGCACGTCGTCGAGCGAGCAGGGGTCGAGCGACACGACCCGCGCCGAGCACCCCAGCACGTCGAGGGCGTCCTCCACCGCCCCGGTGGGCACCGCGCACACCTGGCACAGGTCCTGGGTGAGGATGAGGTCCGGGTCGATGGCGCCGATGCGCGACGCGTCGAGCCGGTAGATCGCTTCGCCGGCACCGATGCTGGCCGACACGAGCCCGTCGATGTCGGCCGCCGACAGCGGCTCCCCGCTCGGTCGCGCGCCCGGCAGCGCGGTTGTGGACACGACCGTTCTGGAGCGGGCCTCGGGCGGGTGGTCGCACTCGAAGGTAACGCCGTGCAGGTCGTCGCCCAGCCCCAGGGCAAAGACGATCTCGGTGGCCGACGGCAGGAGCGAGACGATCCGCACCGGCGACGCGCGCGCTCAGGACCGAGCGGCGAGGGGGACCAGGACGTCCTGCCCCGTGTCGTCGTCGGTGGCGAACCCATAGCCGCACAGCTCGGCCAGGAGGGCCCGCCCCTCGTCGGGACCGGTGGCGATGAGCTCGTCGTCGGCGGAGAGCACGACGTCCCGGCGGGGCCGGTAGAGGTAGCGCCCGCCCCGGCGGATGGCGAGCAGGTAGAAGCCCGTCTCGGTCTCCAGGCGCAGCGCACCGAGGGTGCGCCCGTCGGCCTGCGAGCCGGCGGCGACCGGCACCCGCGCCACCACCTCCTCCGCCTCCCCGAAGGCCAGGGCGAGGATCGGGTGCAGCTCCTCACCGCGCTCCACCGGCCACACCAGCTGCTGGGCGGCGTCGCCCAGCGCCTCGGCGGCGGCCGACAGGTGGAGCAGCCCACGCAGCGGCGAGGGGTCGGCGTGATTGGCGGCCGAGCGCAGGACCCACGTCTCGAGGCGCTCCTGCATCTCGTCCAAGCGGTCCTCCAGATGCACGACCTCGGTGGCGAGCCCGGCGTCGCGCAGCACCAGCGCCGAGTAGGCCAGGCCCACCGCCACCTCCGAGATGTTCTTCATCTCCACGAGCGTGTCGATGGCGCGGTCCAGGTCCGGCTCCCCCTCCGGCGCGGCCGGCGGCATCCACGGGGCTTCCCCGGCCAAGGTGCGCAGGCCGGCAACGCCGGCGCCCGCACCGCGAGCCAGCACCATGTCGTCGGGGACGAGGATCACGTCGTCCTCGACCTCGGTGTTCCACTCGCCGCTGCGGCGCAGCGCGACTACTGCCATGCCGACGGCGGTGGGCAGCTCGAGGTCGCCCACGCACCGGTGGGCCATCTCCGAGCCTTCCCGGACCCGCACCTGGTGGCTGACCTCCTCTGCCACCGCAAGGTCGGCCACCAGGGTGGGCGGGATGCCCAGGCGGTGGTTGACGATGCGCCCGATGTCCATGGCCGCCATGCCGATGCGCTCGATGGCGCTCACCACGTCGAGCACCGAGGCCATGGCGTCGGCGTCGCGGGGCGAGCGGGCCGCCACCACGCACATGGTCCGCATGTCGTGGGCGAGGTCGAGCAGGGTGTCGCCCAGCTCGTCGACCTCGTCGACCATGTCCGGCTCTGCGTAGTAGAGGGCGGCGTAGGCGATGTCGACCATCAGCTCGGAGATGTCCTTGGCCTCCGAGAGCAGGGTCCGCAGGTTTCGGGGTCTGTCGTCCATCAGTCGTCGCGGGGGTCCCGCGCCATCACGATACGCCCAGCGCAGCGATCGTCAACACGAGCGCGAAGGCGCCGACGAAGTCGACCGAGGAGCTGACCACGGGGATCCCGTAGGTGTCGGGGTCGAGTCCCGTGCGGACGGCCGCGATGGTGCCGTAGTAGGCCACGACGACGACGAAGGTCACCGCCGCCATTCCGGCGATGAGCGACACGGCCACCATCTCCAGCAAGCCCGGGCTCGGGTGGTCGAGCAGGCGGCTGACGACGTGGGCCCCGACCCCGTTGAAGACGTACACGGGCAGCCCCAGGAGGAAGACGAGGGCGATGTCGCCGCGCGCCTCCCGGCCGGGGACGGCACCGGGTGACACCATGCCGAGCACCAGCTTGGTGGAGAGGCGACCGGACAGGATGCCGCCCAGGGCGCCGGCGCTGCTCAGGTGGGCGGGAACCAGGACGAGCAGGGCGGGCAGGTCGGCGAACGCCTGGAAGCGGCGCTCGAGGACGATTCCCGCCATGGCGCTGACGGCGCCGGCGACCACGAGCACGGGCATCGACTCCCGGACGATGCGGCGCAACAGGTCCATCCGTGACAAGGCGCTGGCCGCCAGCGCGGCGCCGGCGACGGCGAGCGCCACCACGCCGATGGCAGGGGTCACGAACGCGAACCCGACGAGGAAGGTGGCGACATAGAGGGCCGGAAGGGTCAGCACGTCGCCCAACGTCGACACCAGGGGCGCGTTCACGTTGTCGAGGTCCCAGTCGTAGCGGACGGCGCCGGCCGTGAGGGCCAGCGAGCCCATCAGCACGAGCACCGAGGCCAGCAGCCCACCGACCACGGAGATGAGGGCGAGGTCGAGGATGGAGACGGTGCCCGTGATGCCGAGGGCGACGGCCACCGACTTGGCGATCACAGCCAGCACGCCCGACATGGCCAGCGTCAGGGCGAGCACGGCGGTCACGTTCTGGCCGAGCACGGTCGTGCGCTTGGTGGACAGCTCGAACGTGCCGGCGTGGATCGTGGTGCTGATGCGGTTGCCGAAGGCGCCGAAGATGTTGCCACGGAGGCCGATGGCGGCCGGGACGAGCACGAGCAGCCCGGGGAGCTTGGCGAACGTGCCGGTGATCGAGCCGAGGACGGCACCGGCCACCAGGCTGGTGGAGCTGTTCAGGCCGAGCGCCACCAGGCTCTGGCGGACGGCCTCCTCGCCGGGACCGAAGAGCCCGAAGAGGCGCCGGACCAGCCAGCGCAGCGGCCGGGGCCGCCGCTTGGCCAGGACGACGACGTGTTGTGCGCTAGCCCGTGCGCGCGCCGCCCCGTCGAGGGCCGGGCGCGGGATGCGCTCGAGCGGCCGGCGCCGCGTGCGGCCGCGAGTGCGCGGCACGACTGGGAGGCCTCCTCGAGAGCATGCCCGCAGTCTAGGAGACCTCCCCTCGTCGACCGCGCTTCGACGGGTCGAGCGCGCTGACCGCAGCGCAGCGTGTGGCCTAGCTTTGCCCGAGATGGCCCTCGCCCCCCGTCGCCGTCGCGGGCGCCGGCCGCGGCTGCTCGTCTTCGGGCTGTTCGCCACCGCCGTCGTCCTGCTCGTGAACGCCGCCTTTTCGTCGTCCGACAACCCGTCGCGCCGGCTCGCCCAGCTGGCCTACCTCGACAGGGTCCGGCCCGAGATCGACCAGTCGACGGCACAGGGTGCGTCTCTCGCCGAGGTTCGCGACGACGCCGTGCGCCTGGGGCGTGATGGCGCGACGCGCCGCGTGGCCCGCGTCAAGCGGGACGCCGACGGCGTCGTGGCCGCCGTGCGCAAGGCCAAGCCGCCCGAGAGCCTGGCCACGGCGCACAGCATCCTCCTGGCCACCGTCGCCATCCGGGCCCGGGTGGCCGCGAGCATGGCCTCCGGGCTCACCGCCGCCTTGACCGACGGGCCGCCCGAGCCGGCGGTCGACGCCCTCGTCAAGGCGGGCGAGGAGATGGTGGCGTCCGACCAGACGTACAAGGTCTTCGTCGACGCCATGCCCACCCCTGCCGGGGTCACGGCGCCCCTGCTGCCGGCGTCGACGTGGGCGCCTGATCCGCTGCTGTGGACCCGCTCCGAGCTGGGTGCATTCGTGGCGTCCATACGGTCGAGCACCACGTTGACGGCGGTCCACGACGTGAGCGTGCTGACCGTGATGACCGACCCGGTCCAGGTGGCCACCGACGGGAACACCGCGGTGCTGCCGGTGGTCAAGACGCTTCGTCTCGACATCGTGGTCGCCAACACCGGGAACGCGGCCGAGAAGCGCGTGCCGGTGGTGGCCACTCTGGTCGGTCCGGCCGGGGAGGTGGACACGGCGCGGGACTTCATCGACCTCGCTCCCGGCCAGCGTCGCGCCGTCCCGCTGGGCGGCCTGCGCCCGCTCGAGGGGGGGCCGTCCACCCTGACCGTCGTGATCGGCCCGGTCGACGGGGAGGCCTCGTTTCCCGACAACGAGCGCTCGCTCGCCCTCGTCCTGCGCGGCTGACGGGCCGCCGGCGCGGCTGAGGGCGGCGCGGGGGCTTCGGTGGCGGCCGCGGCTTCGTCCGCAGGCTCAGCCCGGAGGCTCAGCCCGCCTCGCCGCCCGTGGTGTCGTCAGCGGCGGGCGGGAGCGGCTCGAGGCGGCGCAGCTCCGCCTCGGCCCGGAACACGACCTCCCGCAGGGGCAGGCCGGCTCGCCGGGCCACCCGCAGGGCGTCGTCGTGCTCGACCTTCACCCGCCCGGGACTCACCTTGACGCGCACCGGAAGGCCGGCCACGTCGACCGCCGTCTCGTGGCGGGCCCTCGGCCAGCGCTCGAGGGTCGTGCCGCGGATGCCCAACGAGCCGGTCTCGGTGGTGAGGACGCCGGCCATCTGGGCGGCGAGGACGGGGTCGCACAGCGCGCTGAGGGTGTAGGCGGGGCGACCCTTCTTCATCATGATCGGTGTGACCCACGCGTCGTGGGCACCTGCGTCGAGCAGCGCGCTCACGGCATGGGCGACGGTCTCACCGGTGGCGTCGTCCACGTTGACCTCGAGGAGGGTCACCGGTTGGCCCGGCGTGGACCCCGTGTCGCTCGCAGGGAGGCCGATGACGACCTGTGTGGCGTTGGGCAGGCCGTCGATGTCACGGGAGCCGGCCCCGAAGCCGACGGCGCCGACGGTCATGGCCGGCATGGGCCCGAACCCTGACGACAGGGCGGCGAGGAGGGCGGCGCCGGTCGGCGTGGTCAGCTCGACCGTGACCTCCCGGCCGTAGGTGGGGATGCCCTTGAGCAGCTCGACGACGGCCGGCGCCGGGTTCGGGAGCATCCCGTGGGCGCTGCGGACCATTCCGAGACCGGTGGCCACCGGGCTGGCGTAGACGCGCTCGACGTCGAGGACCTCCAGGGCCGCGCACGTCCCGACGACGTCGACGATGGCGTCGATGCCACCCACCTCGTGGAAGTGCACCTGCGCGGGGGGACGCCCGTGCAGCCGCCCTTCCACGTCGGCCAGCGCCGCGAAGGTG
Proteins encoded in this region:
- a CDS encoding sigma-70 family RNA polymerase sigma factor, with amino-acid sequence MSPADDGALVTAAADGDQAAWDALVKRFSGLVWSIARSHRLSQADAADVSQTAWLRLVENLGRLRDPDRVGAWLATTSRNECLRIIRLSGRMVPTDLDADTDLGAGDAQVAPLDAALLAGERDSELWRAFAGISERCQGLLRLLIADPAPSYEEVGAILDMPVGSIGPTRARCLEHLRRRAGITGAVRGSE
- the pdxH gene encoding pyridoxamine 5'-phosphate oxidase, whose amino-acid sequence is MPALSEDDLDPDPIAQFHAWYADAGTDAMALVTASADARPGGRMVLLKSADERGFTFFTNYTSPKARDLDANPRAALLFHWPPDRQVRATGSVARVDPAESDRYWGSRPRGSQLSAWASHQSEVVADRAALEARVAEVATRFPAEIPRPPFWGGFRLVPDSIEFWHHREDRLHDRLRYRRHMGAWLIERLSP
- a CDS encoding cobalamin-binding protein, with amino-acid sequence MRIVSLLPSATEIVFALGLGDDLHGVTFECDHPPEARSRTVVSTTALPGARPSGEPLSAADIDGLVSASIGAGEAIYRLDASRIGAIDPDLILTQDLCQVCAVPTGAVEDALDVLGCSARVVSLDPCSLDDVLASISLVGDATGTAARAREVVEGLRRRLEAVAAAVASRPPVRVFALEWSDPPFSGGHWVPDMIAAAGGVPLLAPSGQPSRRLAWDDVAGAGADVVVFMPCGHTLAEALAEGRRALVGHPALAAARQLWAADANACFSRPGPRLVDGVEALAAVLHPGTGVAPRPDLLTQLSGP
- a CDS encoding TrkA C-terminal domain-containing protein, encoding MDDRPRNLRTLLSEAKDISELMVDIAYAALYYAEPDMVDEVDELGDTLLDLAHDMRTMCVVAARSPRDADAMASVLDVVSAIERIGMAAMDIGRIVNHRLGIPPTLVADLAVAEEVSHQVRVREGSEMAHRCVGDLELPTAVGMAVVALRRSGEWNTEVEDDVILVPDDMVLARGAGAGVAGLRTLAGEAPWMPPAAPEGEPDLDRAIDTLVEMKNISEVAVGLAYSALVLRDAGLATEVVHLEDRLDEMQERLETWVLRSAANHADPSPLRGLLHLSAAAEALGDAAQQLVWPVERGEELHPILALAFGEAEEVVARVPVAAGSQADGRTLGALRLETETGFYLLAIRRGGRYLYRPRRDVVLSADDELIATGPDEGRALLAELCGYGFATDDDTGQDVLVPLAARS
- a CDS encoding magnesium transporter; its protein translation is MPRTRGRTRRRPLERIPRPALDGAARARASAQHVVVLAKRRPRPLRWLVRRLFGLFGPGEEAVRQSLVALGLNSSTSLVAGAVLGSITGTFAKLPGLLVLVPAAIGLRGNIFGAFGNRISTTIHAGTFELSTKRTTVLGQNVTAVLALTLAMSGVLAVIAKSVAVALGITGTVSILDLALISVVGGLLASVLVLMGSLALTAGAVRYDWDLDNVNAPLVSTLGDVLTLPALYVATFLVGFAFVTPAIGVVALAVAGAALAASALSRMDLLRRIVRESMPVLVVAGAVSAMAGIVLERRFQAFADLPALLVLVPAHLSSAGALGGILSGRLSTKLVLGMVSPGAVPGREARGDIALVFLLGLPVYVFNGVGAHVVSRLLDHPSPGLLEMVAVSLIAGMAAVTFVVVVAYYGTIAAVRTGLDPDTYGIPVVSSSVDFVGAFALVLTIAALGVS
- the larC gene encoding nickel pincer cofactor biosynthesis protein LarC produces the protein MGSIAWFHCFAGIAGDMALASLVDAGADLDEVLTLVRRLPVGGWTVEAHAVQRAGIAAVRLDVRADDSPVVRTHAHIAGMVEEGRLPRRVRQRALATFAALADVEGRLHGRPPAQVHFHEVGGIDAIVDVVGTCAALEVLDVERVYASPVATGLGMVRSAHGMLPNPAPAVVELLKGIPTYGREVTVELTTPTGAALLAALSSGFGPMPAMTVGAVGFGAGSRDIDGLPNATQVVIGLPASDTGSTPGQPVTLLEVNVDDATGETVAHAVSALLDAGAHDAWVTPIMMKKGRPAYTLSALCDPVLAAQMAGVLTTETGSLGIRGTTLERWPRARHETAVDVAGLPVRVKVSPGRVKVEHDDALRVARRAGLPLREVVFRAEAELRRLEPLPPAADDTTGGEAG